The window GGAAACGTTGACAATAGAATTTGCAGCCAACCAGGATGGGGACTGGTTTTTCCACTGTCATATTTTATATCATATGATGGCAGGAATGGGAAGAATCTTCAGTTATGAAAATTCAAAACCGAATCCACAGCTCCCGAACAGAAAACTGGCCTGGAAAAATTTTATACAAGATAATAAAATGACCAGTTCTATGGCAATGCTGGATGTTGCAAGCAATAAGATCCACGCAGAAACAATGACGATGTTTGGACCAAGATGGGCCAACCTGAATGAATTTCATTCCAACTGGAATTTTGATCATTTTGAAGGGAGTGCAAAAGTAGGTCGTTTTCTAGGGAAATTCCAGTGGGCATTGCCTTATGCAGGATTCAGAGTTCAGAAAAATCATGAGATCATGGAGAGACAGATGTCAGAAGATCTGGGAATGGACTTTCATGGTAAAAAGACCTGGTTTGGACAGCAGAAAGCTTCAAAAAACAGATTTGCATTAATAATAGGGATGCAGTATGTTCTACCCATGTTGATTACGGCTGATGCAAGTGTAGACCAAAACGGGAAAGTATTATTAGAACTTAGCCGTGAGGATATCCCACTTTCCAGAAGACTGAGAGGAAACTTTAGTGTCAATTCCGACGGTGAGTTTTCTACAGGACTCAGATATATTGTACAAAAATGGTTTTCCCTTTCCGGAAACTATGATAAAGAGATAGGTTGGGGTGCTGGTGTTACTTTCACTTATTAAAAAAGCTAAATTATATTAAAAAAGCTGTCTCATTGAGGCAGCTTTTTTTGGTTAGGTAAATGCTAGTATAGAGTTTTTTTTGTAAACGCAAAGAATAGGTAATTCTAATGCTTAATTTTAGATGGCAAAGAACTGCGACTTTGTCGCTGATGAAGCTTAAGTAATACATTCGCTTAGAAAGAATCAATGAAATTGATTCCGGCTTTGCTCCCTTAAAATATTACAGGTTAAAGATGGAACCTTTGCGTTTAAAAAAACACATAACCATTTTATTACAAAGTGTCTTTAAAAGCTTTCTAATTTTAAATATTTATTAGATAGTTATGGCTTGATGGAGCGCTGATTTTTTAAAAATAAAAGCCACCTTATTTTCATAAGATGGCTTTATATAATTTATATAAATGCTTTTATTTAGAAGCTCCTGCAGCTTTTTCAGTTTTTGCTGGTGTATAAGTCACTTTTGAAATATCAACGGTCATTTCTTTCAGACGTTTTGCTACATTTTCAGGCATTTCTTTCTGATATCTTCCCCCAATTACTTCTGCAAGGAATTTTTCGGTTTCAGCATACATCGCCATGCTGTTTACAGGTTTACGGAATCCATGGCCTTCATCATCAGCAAGAATATAGTTAACCTTTTTGCCTTTATCACGAAGCGCAATGACAATCTGATCTGCTTCAGCCTGTTTTACTCTTGGATCATTAGCTCCCTGAACAATCAGTAATGGCTTATTGATTTTATCTACACTGAATAAAGGGCTTGCTTCCTGCATGCGTTTTTTGCCTTCTTCAGTTTTGGGATCACCTACCATCCCATAAAGGAAAGCGCGTGCAGCCTCCCAATAAGCAGGAACTGAATCTAATAGAGTAAAGAGGTTACTTGGCCCTACGATATCTACACCTGCAGCATATACATCAGGAGTGAAAGCCAGGCCTGCAAGTGTTGCATATCCACCGTAGCTTCCTCCCATAATCACTACTTTATTTTTATCTGCAATTCCCTGATCAATAAGGTATTTTACGCCCCAGGTGATATCATCCTGCATTAGTTTTCCCCACTGAAGATCTCCGCCATTCTGGAATTTTTTACCATAACCGCCACTTGCTCTGAAGTTTGGTTGCAGTACAGCATATCCCCGGTTGGCTAAAAACTGTACTGTTGAATTGTATCCCCAATAATCCCTCGGACCTTTTGGTCCTCCATGAACCAATACAACTACAGGAACATTTTTGCCGGATGAACCTACGGGTAATGTCAGATAAGCCGGAATTTCAAGGCCGTCACTGCTTTTATAGCTGATAGGAGTCATAGCTGCCAGATACTTTTCAACTTTTTTTAATTCTGTTCTTGGAGTATACTGAAATAGCAGCTGTTTTGTCTTGGCATCGAAGAAGTAAGCTTCTGAAGCATATTTATCACCTCCCACAGCAACTAAAAATTTAGAATAGTCGTTGGTTGAACTTGAAAAATTAACTTCTCTTCCAGGGAATTTACTTTGCAGAAATTTATAGTTTGCCTCCCAGGTTTTGTCTTTCCAGTAATACTCTGTTTTATCTCCGGTATAAGAGGTATAAATCATCTTTCTGGTATTTCTGTCCAGGAACAATCCTCCGAAATCCACTTTATCTTTAGGATCGCTTTCTATTTTTGTAATCTGTTTGGTTTTCGGGTCCATCAGGAATAAGGTAGATTTGTCAAGATTTCCTTTGTTGGTTACCAGATAGAATTTAGAATTATCTTCGTTCCAGTTTGAGATATAGGCGCTTTCTGTTACTAAAGTCTCATAAATAGGAGTGAGTTTATCTCCTTCTTTATAAAAAAACTGGGTAGTTCCCTTATCATCTGTTTTGGACAGAACTCTTAATTTTTCATCCCAGTCAAATTCATAGCTTGTGATACGGTCTGTATTCTCGTAAATCTTTTTCAGTTCGCCTGTAGAAATTTTCAATGAATATAAATCATGCCATGCCTTATCACGATTGTTCAGGCCAATCATCAATAGATCAGGATCTTTTCTGCTTACCATGTAGATCTGGGCAGTTACATCTTTAAGAGGTGTTATATTCCTTGATTCCGGAACTCCGGTGGTTACTTTTGCCATGGGATCAACGGCGAAAATATTCATGTTTTCATCACCATTACCATCTTTTACATAAAGAATATACTTTCCGTCTTCTGACCAGAAATATCCATTCATTGGGCGCTTGCTGTCTGTTAGGGGGCGTGCTTTTTCAAAAGGTTCATCAATTTTTTTTACCCAGATATTCATGATGCCTCCATATTCTTTCGTAAAGGAAATCCATTTCCCATCCGGACTCAATTGTCCTCCGGAAATTTCCGGGTTACCAAAGAATAAACCTCTGTCCAGTACCGGGACGTCCTGTGCTCGTGCTGTATGAACTCCTATGAGCAGGAGCAATACATAAAAGATTTTTTTCATGTTGTTAATTTTTAGTTGTTATTAATAAAATCGAATATAATTTTTTAAATTTTATCTTTTTCTTACGATTGCAGTCTCTACATTTCCAGTTCAATTATCTTTTTAGCCATTTTCTGATTAATGCTTTCAGGAATCAGTCCCATTAGAAAATTACGGAGCGAATTTCCCTTTTCCCATTGAGAAACCTTTCCGATATTGCGGCTTGTATTAACAATATAATCTACTTTTTTCCTTCTGATATTTTGGAATTTTTCAAAAATGATATTGAAATCCTGATGCTCATCCAGTAATTTTCCAATGATATAAGCATCTTCAATGGCCTGGCAGGCACCTTGTCCCATATTGGGAGTTGTAGCGTGTGCGGAATCTCCAATCAGACAAAGATTTTCAGAGTACCATTGAGGAATAGGAGCGAGGTCGGAAATGATATTACAAATAATATTTTCATTCGCTGTAGCTTCAATAAGTTGTAAAACTAATGGAGCAAAATCCTTAAAGATCTCTGCAATTTCAAGATGTCTTTCAAAACTTTTTTCATTGATACAGGCGTACCAGTACACTTTTTTATCAGAAATTTTTACAAATCCAAAACGTTTTCCTTTTCCCCACATCTCAAAAGCTTCCTGATGATGTCTTTCCGGCAGATCAAAATCTACCAGACCACGCCAGCATTTCTGCCCGGAGTTCCTTATGGTTCCGGTTTTCAGGATCTGGTTTCGGACAGGAGATTTTATGCCGTCTGCTCCAAAAATGATTTTACTTTCAATCTTATTTCCGTTTTCAAAGTCTAAAATATAGTTTTCCTCTTTTCTTATTTTTTGTAATGAATGGTTCAGTATTATGGAATCAGAATTTAAATTTTCAGCTAGGATTTTCTGAAGATCCGCCCGGTGAATGGCAACATTACAGGAGTTGTACTTAGTTTCCAGCTCCAGAATTTCTGTTTTTGAAATAAGCTGTAAGGATTCGTTAGCGATAACAATTCTGTGAATTTTATTACCTGCATTTTCAATCTTTTCTTTTAAACCCAATCGGTCAAAAACCTGCATTGCATTTATGGCCATCATAATTCCAGCTCCCACAGGTTTTATTTCGGGAGCAGATTCATAGATCGAAAAATCATACTGGTGCTGTTTCAGTACATTTCCGAGGGTAAGTCCCCCGATTCCGGCTCCGATGATTGAAATGGTGTTCATAGATATTATTCAACTTATAATGTTAAAATATAGCTTTCCGATACCTTTTTAAAACCGTACTTACTAAAAAAATTGTGAGCGCCATGATTATTGACTCCGCTTTCCAGAAGAATAAAGCTGATATTCCAGTTTTTAGATTCATGAATAGCCTTTTCCAGAAGAGTACTTCCAAGGGATTGGCCTCTCACAGACTGATCCAGAAGCATGTCTTCCAGAATCGCATACTTTTTAAAAGGGCTGTTGATCACGTTGAAAACCATCATGCCGACAATTTCCCCATCTTCATTTTCTGTAATTAAAATATTCAGCTTGGAACTGCCGTCAGAATTAAAATCTGTAATCAGTTGTTCTGTCAGAATCACTTCAAGATCAGGATTCCAGTGGTGTGAATCTATAGCTCTGCCGGACATCATTTCGCCATGAGAAATATAAGAATCTGTTTTATGAGTAATAAAAAAGTCTACGAGTTCTTTTACGCGGCTTTTATCGGTAAGCCATTGGGTAGTATATTTCATGAGGTGTAATGGTGTTTATTTTAATTTTTTCAATTCCTCCAGAAGTTGATTCTGCTTATTGATGAATTGATTGAGATTGTCTGTTTTCAGAGGATGAGCGTTTTGATATTTTTCAATCTCAGGAAGGGTCTTTCTGATTTTAAATACAATATATTGATCATAAAGCACTGCTTTATTTGCCTTTATTTTACCGATGAGGTCTCTGATAGCTTGCGTTTTTACATCATATCTTGCAGAGCTTGCCTTTATTTCTTCTTCAATCTGTTTTTTAGTAATGGAATCGGTTAAAGAGCCAGATAATGTAGTAGCATCATTATAGTATGTTTCTGATTTACCAATAATATCTGTATATTCTGAAAGCACTGTTTCAGCTTCCTTTTGAATATTTTCTATTCTGTTGTCTAGTTCCTGTAAGGATTTATCATTTTTTATAAGCTCCTCATAGATTTCATGAACAAGATTTCCGCTACGTGAGGAGTATCTGGTATTTTTCTTAATAGATTCTGAAACTGAAGATTCAGCATTATCAACTGCATTTTCTACCACAGGAGCTTGCCGTAATTTATTTTCTCTGCAGGAAAGTATGGATAAAGCCAGGGTAGAGGCGAAGAGTATTTTTTTCATAATCTGTTTTATTTTGGTGTATTATCAACATCATATCCCAACAACTAAAATTAGTCAATTAGATTTTATCGCAAATGAATAGAGGATATGATTTTAATTAGTTGAACAAACGGTGAAAAATGTTACAAAATTCTACAGATTGAATGTAATTGATCCTATTTGTTGCCTTTGGAGTAAATAAAAAAACGGAGCCTGAAAACAGACTCCGCCTATAAAATTTTTTACGCTAAAATTATTTACCCAGGTAAGATTTAAGGATCTTACTTCTGGTATTGTGTTTTAGTCTCTTAATTGCTTTTTCTTTGATCTGACGAACTCTCTCTCTTGTAAGATCGAAAGTCTCACCAATTTCCTCTAAAGTCATTGGGTGTTTTCCGTTCAGTCCGAAGTATAGTCTTACTAAGTCAGCCTCTCTTGGCGTCAAAGTATTCAATGCTCTTTCAATCTCAATTTGCAGAGATTCAAGCATCAGATCTTTATCAGGACTTGGAGATTCTCCAGAACGTAATACATCATAAAGATTAGAATCTTCACCTTCTACTAAAGGTGCATCCATAGACAGGTGTCTTCCGGAGTTTTTCATAGATTCTTTGATATCTTCTTCGCTCATGTCAAGAACTTCAGCCAATTCTTCCGGAGAAGGTGGTCTTTCATTTTCCTGCTCAAGGTGAGCGTATGCTTTATTGATTTTGTTGATGGAACCAATTTTATTCAACGGAAGTCTTACAATTCTTGACTGCTCAGCCAAAGCCTGTAAAATTGATTGACGGATCCACCATACTGCATAAGAGATAAATTTGAAACCTCTAGTTTCATCGTACCTTTTTGCCGCTTTCATTAATCCTAAGTTACCTTCATTGATCAAATCGGGTAAAGAAAGACCTTGATTTTGGTATTGCTTAGATACAGAAACTACGAAACGAAGGTTGGCTTTGATTAATTTCTCCAGTGCGGCTCTGTCGCCAGCACGTATTCTTTGTGCCAATTCTACTTCTTCGTCCGCAGTGATCAGTTCCACTTTACCAATTTCCTGCAAATACTTGTCTAATGAAGCAGTTTCCCTGTTGGTAACCTGCTTAGTGATTTTTAATTGTCTCATTTATTTTATCCTCAAAAAAGAGTTACTATAATATATACGTATGAAAAGGTAGAAAGGTTACACAAGGTGCAGTATTTTTTGTGGAATGTTTAATGTATAATATGTTAATGTCTTTTCTGTATTGTGTAATTTGTTGAAAAACAATATGTTGGTTTTATTTTTGGTAAAGTGTTTTTTTGTATAATGTAAAAAAGTAAAATGTATGAATGTGTTTTCAATAGTATTTTAGTTTTTTTGATAATGAGTGTTTTGTATTTTATTTCGTTTAAAATTAAAGTACACTATTAAATAGCAAAAAATTAATCAAAGCAATCCTTTGTACAGATTATTGTTTCTTAGCTTTCCCTAAACCCTAAACCCTAAACCCTAAACCCTAAACCCTAAACCCTAAACCCTAAACAAAAAAAACGAAACCGAAGTCCCGTTTTTATATCTAAGAGTACTGTTTTAGGTTATATTGAGTTACCTCTCAAACCCGTAACTCGCAACCCGTATTTAGAAAAACTCATTTAATACTTTCGCAAGTCTCAATCCTCCGTATAGAAGTTGCCTTTCCATCGTTTCATTGAATTTATATTGGTAATCGTAAGATAATTTAGAATCGTTAGGAGTCTGTGCATAGATCTTGTTGGCAATTTTATGAGAATCATATAACCAGTCTTCCAGTGTCCCGGATTGTATCTGTGCTACTTCTTCTTTAGATTTGATATCTAAAAGCTTAGAATATTCTGTGTAACTGTATTTTTGAGAATCTACCAATTTTCCGTCCCAAACAGAGTGTAAATTAGTTTTTTCCCCGAAATAAGTAACATTGATTTTGTTTCCACCTAAATCTTCCGCTCTTCCTACGTGAAGAGGCTGTGCAAGATCTCCCATAATATGGATAAGGAAAATTAAAGCAATTTTTCTGTCTTTTTCAGAAGTGTTTTTGTCTTTGATCTGGCTAGACAAGGTGTTTACCTGAGTGTAAAGGCTTGGTCCTGCCTGTGCTTTTAAATTTTGTTCAAAAGCTTTAAAATCAGTCATTGGATCGATGTTTACATAATGCCATGATGAAGCCTGCTTCCATGCGCCTGTGGTATCAGATTTGATAAAATCCGGCCAGTTGGCCCAGTAAGCCAGACGCTCTTTTCCCATGATCTTTTTAATCTCTCTTCTTGCTTTGCGGGAAAGGTGGTTTTGTGCAATGTCTGCAATAACCCTGTGTCCCGTTAATCCCCACGCATAAGAATAAAGTGAAGAGGCCATGAATGCTAAAATCAGAATTTTAGAATAAATACTTTTCATTTTAAATAACAATTTTCAGTCTGCAAAGATACGGCCCGCTTTCGGAATGAGCATGCATTATCCTGAATTTATTCCATAAGATGATGTTAATAAAATTTAATCTAAATAAAATCCCTATTTATGTTACGTTTGCAAACTTATATTTTTCAGAAGTAATTAACGAGAAGCAGGGGAGCGTAGAATTGAGAATAACAGGACGTGAGATCCTTTATATAAAAAAGGAAGCCCAAAAAACTTAATCTAAACTTTAAACCTTGAATTTTAAATTCTAAACAATTGATTCTGAACAGGTATTTTTAAATTAAAAAAAGCAAATGAACTTTCTATTTACCGTATTTTTACGGAATTTGCTTGAAATTATTCCTTTTAATGTCAATAAATTATTATTTTTAGGATAAAATTATTAGAAAATATTTTTTCAAACTTATGAGATATATTATCTTTACAAGTCATAATCAGAGGAAACACTATGTATGAGACTAATATTGTAGATATGCATTACAATAAGCTGCAGACAGACTTTAAGGCTGAAGCTGTGGCTGTTAATCTATTGAAATACCACCGTGCGGTAAGCAATATATTTATTGAGCGTGTAGGCGTGAACGACCGTGCTTACCTGAAGGATATAAAGAGCATTTCAAGCAGCTATTTAGGATTTGATGAGGAAGTATTTACCATAGAGAGTTACAGAGAGGGTATTTATGACTATCTTCCGGAAGGATTATTTCATCCGCCATCTCTTGGAGCTTCCAGAAAGAATGTAGATACTGTGGTAAGGGAAATCCGCAAACAGAAAAGGGTAGAAGATGATGCCCGTAAGTTTTTCCGTCCTTTTGAACTGGAAGTTTTTTTTACGGAAATCAGTGCTTTACTTAAAGAATCAGAATTTGATATTACAAGCAATACAGATTCTTTATTGGAAACGGTAAGTGAGCTTTGGCCTCTGATAAAGATGCTGGATAAACAGAATGCTTATATTTTTATGCATATTCTGCCGTTTTTCCATCATATTCGGGGAGACAAAAAATGGTTTGAGAGATGTATGACCGCTTTTCTACAGGTACCGGTAAACGTAACTTTTTCACCCAATATCATTGATGAGATTGAGAAAAATGATAATTCCATGTTATTGGGAAATTCAAGATTAGGAGTCACCTATATTCCAAGCGGACCTCATATGGACGGGCAGCGAAACTGGGTGGTAAATATTGGTCCGATTCCTTATGGAGACATGAAAAAATATATCCCAGGAAGTCCGTTCAGAAATGTACTTCAGTCACTGTATGATTATTTTCTTCCGGTAACAGTTGACGTGGAAGAGAATTTTGTTACAGAAAAAGAGGAATATTCATTCAGTCTTGAAGACGATGGAAGAAATGCCAGCCGCCTTGGATACTCTACATTCCTCTAAATTATTTTATTATATTTACAACTACCAACAAAGTATAAATTCGAAAAGAAACAAATGGAAATTTCTTCAGTAAAAGGTATTTTTTTAAGGTATATCTTAATGCCTTTAATCGCAATTATTATGATGGTTATACTGGGTGTAATCCGAAGAAATAAACCTGCGATAAAAATTAAAGTAATTATTATATACGTGCTTCTGTGCAGTTTATGCCTGGCCATACCGGGATTTTTCGGATTTGCCGGAAATCTCTTTAATCCGTACTGGTATCTCATCGCACAGGTTATTTATCTTATTTTTGGGATTATTCATGTGAATTTGTTGCATAAGTATTTCAAAAAGCACATCGAATCCCTGGCAATGAGTATTCTGTTTGAGTCTCTGCTTTCATTGACTTGTATTGCTTTGGGAGGATATCTTTTCACTCTGATCTTTAACTGGATGAGTAAAGGAACAGGATATGCTGTAATGGCGGCAACAAGTATGCTGATCTTTGTAGTTCCCATGGTATTTTATTACTGTTATATCCAGTTTATTACGATTCCTTTTGATATTTATAAAACATGGAGATATTCACCGGAGCAGAAACTGCCTGATTTTGAAGGAGCAGATTTTGACAGATTAATGGTATTGAATGTTGAATTGAGCAAAAAATTAGAAGATACCAACCGTTTCAGAATCAAGGCAAAAACACTACCAACGGGGGTTACTTTCGGAGATTGGTTCTACAGGGTAGTAGATGATTACAACCATAAGAATCCGGGATCTGTTATTCACCTTTCTGACGAAGGAAATGAGCCTTACTATTGGATCTTTTACACTAAAAAATCGTTTTTCAGTTTCAGAAAATATATAGATTTCGACCACGACATTACAACAAACAGCATTTCTGAAAATGAAGTGGTGATTTGTAAGAGAGTCATTCAGCATGAAGAGGAGGGAGTCGCAAGAAAATCATAATCACAAAAAATTAAAAAGTATTAAACATGATACAGCCTATTAAACATTTTGCAATCAACTGGGTGGATGGGATGAAGGTTTCCCAGAGACACCTTAATGATCAGGATAATTTCTTAATTGATACCATCAGAGATTCCAATTCCCTTGGAATTACTACATATAACTACGGACTTCTGCCTATTTCCAATGAATTTACAGACCGTACCATTTTTGATGTTCACAATACAGCAACTAATGATGTACAGCTGGTCATCAAGCGCTGCAGTGCCGTTACGATGGCAGGATACCGCATTGAACTGACAGACAGAAGAATCAGCGTGAAGTCTCTGGCGAAATCAATGAACGAAGAGCAGGCAGATGGAGAATATTATATCCTAATCTCTGTAAATCCTTTTGATAAAGTTCCATTTGGTGATATTGACCCTGAGGAAATTCCGCCACGTCACCCCAGTGCACAGCCGAATCACCATATTGAACTGCTTCCTGTAACTTCTTTGAACAGCAGCTACTCGGGAGGTAATTACCTTATCATTGGGAAAGTAGATTTAAAAGGAAACATTGCGCAGGTAGATTCCAACTTTATTCCACCTTGCACTTCTGTACAGAGTCATCCGGCTTTGGTGGAGTATTACAGCAGCTATGCAAAGTCTATCGGGAATCTTCAGCAGTATGCTTTTAAAATTATTCAGAAGACGTCTCATAAAAATCAAAATACAGCTTTGGCACAAAATGTTAAGTTTCTGTGCAGTACAATGGTAAATACATTTGGAGATATGTATTTCCAGTTCAGAAATATTACCCCTTGGCAGCCACCAGTATTTCTGATTGAGTCTTTTGCAAGATTAGCCCTTCATCTATATAATTCTACACAGCTTCTTGTTCCTGCTGAACTGGAAGAAATGTTGAACTATAGTTTAGAATGGAGTGAGATTGCCCCTCATACTTTATTGAACCAGCTTTCTATTGTAGCAGAGACCAATTATGACCATCATAACTGTGGTGAGCCATTGCTTTACATCCAGCAGATGCTGAGAAGCCTTGAAACAATTTTCTCTAAACTAAGCGAACTTGATTACATCGGTCAGAGAAAAGAAAACATCATCGTTAACGAGCAGGAAGTTTCTACTAATACAAATCCTAAGAGAGGTTGGAGTGTTTTAGATTAAAATCATGTATTAAAAATAGAGTCCCGGATGAAAATTCGGGATTTTTTATGCGGGTATACAGAAAAAATTAAAAGTAAATTTGCTTTAAGGATTGATAAAAATGAATTTAGAGGTTATCAGACAGGAAACGCCGGGGTGTTCGGATAAAATATTTTTAAATAGTGCAGGCGCATCATTAATGCCTAAGGCTGTTGTAGACACTACGGTTAAATTTTTATATGAAGAACAGGAGTTTGGAGGATATGCGGCTGTGGTACGAAACTCAGCCCATATAAGCAGGTTTTATGAAGAGACAGCGAAACTGATTAATGCAAAACCTTCCAATATTGCATTTGTAAGCAGCTCAACAGATGGTTACGCAAAAGCTTTGTCCAGTATTTCTTTTACAGAGGGAGACTGTATCATTACTACCAATGATGATTATATATCCAATCAGATTGCTTTTATTTCTTTGCAGAAAAGATATCATATTGAAATCGTCAGAGTTGCTAATCTGCCTGACCACGAGCTGGATCTTGAAGATTTTGAAAATTTAATCAAAAAGCATAATCCTAAATTAATTGCTGTCACCCATATTCCTACCAATTCCGGCTTAATTCAAAATATAGAAGGAGTGGGGAACTTATGCAAACAATATAATGTTCTTTATCTTGTGGATGCCTGTCAGTCTGTAGGACAAATTGTGGTAGATGTTAAAAAAATCAATTGTGATTTTCTGACAGCAACGGGAAGAAAATTTATGCGGGGACCAAGGGGAACAGGATTTTTGTATGTTTCAGATA of the Chryseobacterium viscerum genome contains:
- a CDS encoding FAD-dependent monooxygenase gives rise to the protein MNTISIIGAGIGGLTLGNVLKQHQYDFSIYESAPEIKPVGAGIMMAINAMQVFDRLGLKEKIENAGNKIHRIVIANESLQLISKTEILELETKYNSCNVAIHRADLQKILAENLNSDSIILNHSLQKIRKEENYILDFENGNKIESKIIFGADGIKSPVRNQILKTGTIRNSGQKCWRGLVDFDLPERHHQEAFEMWGKGKRFGFVKISDKKVYWYACINEKSFERHLEIAEIFKDFAPLVLQLIEATANENIICNIISDLAPIPQWYSENLCLIGDSAHATTPNMGQGACQAIEDAYIIGKLLDEHQDFNIIFEKFQNIRRKKVDYIVNTSRNIGKVSQWEKGNSLRNFLMGLIPESINQKMAKKIIELEM
- a CDS encoding S1/P1 nuclease, whose amino-acid sequence is MKSIYSKILILAFMASSLYSYAWGLTGHRVIADIAQNHLSRKARREIKKIMGKERLAYWANWPDFIKSDTTGAWKQASSWHYVNIDPMTDFKAFEQNLKAQAGPSLYTQVNTLSSQIKDKNTSEKDRKIALIFLIHIMGDLAQPLHVGRAEDLGGNKINVTYFGEKTNLHSVWDGKLVDSQKYSYTEYSKLLDIKSKEEVAQIQSGTLEDWLYDSHKIANKIYAQTPNDSKLSYDYQYKFNETMERQLLYGGLRLAKVLNEFF
- a CDS encoding type VI secretion system baseplate subunit TssG, whose amino-acid sequence is MYETNIVDMHYNKLQTDFKAEAVAVNLLKYHRAVSNIFIERVGVNDRAYLKDIKSISSSYLGFDEEVFTIESYREGIYDYLPEGLFHPPSLGASRKNVDTVVREIRKQKRVEDDARKFFRPFELEVFFTEISALLKESEFDITSNTDSLLETVSELWPLIKMLDKQNAYIFMHILPFFHHIRGDKKWFERCMTAFLQVPVNVTFSPNIIDEIEKNDNSMLLGNSRLGVTYIPSGPHMDGQRNWVVNIGPIPYGDMKKYIPGSPFRNVLQSLYDYFLPVTVDVEENFVTEKEEYSFSLEDDGRNASRLGYSTFL
- a CDS encoding aminotransferase class V-fold PLP-dependent enzyme — protein: MNLEVIRQETPGCSDKIFLNSAGASLMPKAVVDTTVKFLYEEQEFGGYAAVVRNSAHISRFYEETAKLINAKPSNIAFVSSSTDGYAKALSSISFTEGDCIITTNDDYISNQIAFISLQKRYHIEIVRVANLPDHELDLEDFENLIKKHNPKLIAVTHIPTNSGLIQNIEGVGNLCKQYNVLYLVDACQSVGQIVVDVKKINCDFLTATGRKFMRGPRGTGFLYVSDNALRENMYPLFLDSFGAKWTSFDDYQLNDSAKRFEFFERPYAALLGFTEALRYANIIGIDQIENYNRTLADTLRINLHKYDFRVLDKGNRLSSIVTFCQADGKVEKIHKILSENRVFFKENYKGDALIDFTTKNVDHAIRLSPHYFNTMEEIERVSQLLENINH
- a CDS encoding GNAT family N-acetyltransferase, with the translated sequence MKYTTQWLTDKSRVKELVDFFITHKTDSYISHGEMMSGRAIDSHHWNPDLEVILTEQLITDFNSDGSSKLNILITENEDGEIVGMMVFNVINSPFKKYAILEDMLLDQSVRGQSLGSTLLEKAIHESKNWNISFILLESGVNNHGAHNFFSKYGFKKVSESYILTL
- a CDS encoding TssN family type VI secretion system protein — translated: MEISSVKGIFLRYILMPLIAIIMMVILGVIRRNKPAIKIKVIIIYVLLCSLCLAIPGFFGFAGNLFNPYWYLIAQVIYLIFGIIHVNLLHKYFKKHIESLAMSILFESLLSLTCIALGGYLFTLIFNWMSKGTGYAVMAATSMLIFVVPMVFYYCYIQFITIPFDIYKTWRYSPEQKLPDFEGADFDRLMVLNVELSKKLEDTNRFRIKAKTLPTGVTFGDWFYRVVDDYNHKNPGSVIHLSDEGNEPYYWIFYTKKSFFSFRKYIDFDHDITTNSISENEVVICKRVIQHEEEGVARKS
- a CDS encoding RNA polymerase sigma factor RpoD/SigA, with the translated sequence MRQLKITKQVTNRETASLDKYLQEIGKVELITADEEVELAQRIRAGDRAALEKLIKANLRFVVSVSKQYQNQGLSLPDLINEGNLGLMKAAKRYDETRGFKFISYAVWWIRQSILQALAEQSRIVRLPLNKIGSINKINKAYAHLEQENERPPSPEELAEVLDMSEEDIKESMKNSGRHLSMDAPLVEGEDSNLYDVLRSGESPSPDKDLMLESLQIEIERALNTLTPREADLVRLYFGLNGKHPMTLEEIGETFDLTRERVRQIKEKAIKRLKHNTRSKILKSYLGK
- a CDS encoding S9 family peptidase; translated protein: MKKIFYVLLLLIGVHTARAQDVPVLDRGLFFGNPEISGGQLSPDGKWISFTKEYGGIMNIWVKKIDEPFEKARPLTDSKRPMNGYFWSEDGKYILYVKDGNGDENMNIFAVDPMAKVTTGVPESRNITPLKDVTAQIYMVSRKDPDLLMIGLNNRDKAWHDLYSLKISTGELKKIYENTDRITSYEFDWDEKLRVLSKTDDKGTTQFFYKEGDKLTPIYETLVTESAYISNWNEDNSKFYLVTNKGNLDKSTLFLMDPKTKQITKIESDPKDKVDFGGLFLDRNTRKMIYTSYTGDKTEYYWKDKTWEANYKFLQSKFPGREVNFSSSTNDYSKFLVAVGGDKYASEAYFFDAKTKQLLFQYTPRTELKKVEKYLAAMTPISYKSSDGLEIPAYLTLPVGSSGKNVPVVVLVHGGPKGPRDYWGYNSTVQFLANRGYAVLQPNFRASGGYGKKFQNGGDLQWGKLMQDDITWGVKYLIDQGIADKNKVVIMGGSYGGYATLAGLAFTPDVYAAGVDIVGPSNLFTLLDSVPAYWEAARAFLYGMVGDPKTEEGKKRMQEASPLFSVDKINKPLLIVQGANDPRVKQAEADQIVIALRDKGKKVNYILADDEGHGFRKPVNSMAMYAETEKFLAEVIGGRYQKEMPENVAKRLKEMTVDISKVTYTPAKTEKAAGASK